A genomic region of Christiangramia sp. OXR-203 contains the following coding sequences:
- a CDS encoding TetR/AcrR family transcriptional regulator — translation MARAKKYNEKEVAEKAMNLFWKNGYANTSMQMLEKEMGINKFSIYSSFGNKDGLFLKSLDCYKSRLFVLVDKLVKSTDGIPAIKEYFYDFVDFTRDTKHGKGCLVTNTANEIGLESEEEIPQVLKIFTDEIKQVFADKLKNEGNFDLDMIEEQADYLLISMFGLSSATRIFSEEQLKHYIENIFKNL, via the coding sequence ATGGCAAGAGCAAAAAAATATAACGAGAAAGAAGTAGCAGAAAAGGCAATGAATCTTTTCTGGAAAAACGGCTATGCGAATACATCGATGCAAATGCTCGAAAAAGAAATGGGAATTAATAAGTTCTCTATCTATTCCAGCTTTGGCAATAAAGATGGTCTGTTTCTAAAAAGTCTGGATTGTTATAAATCAAGATTGTTCGTGCTTGTAGATAAACTGGTAAAGTCAACCGATGGGATTCCCGCGATCAAGGAATACTTTTACGATTTTGTAGATTTCACGAGAGACACTAAACATGGTAAGGGCTGCCTGGTCACCAACACCGCGAATGAAATTGGTTTAGAAAGCGAAGAGGAAATTCCGCAGGTTCTAAAAATTTTTACTGATGAGATCAAGCAGGTGTTTGCTGATAAACTTAAGAATGAAGGAAATTTCGATTTGGATATGATCGAAGAACAAGCGGATTATCTCCTGATATCGATGTTCGGACTTTCCTCTGCCACCAGAATTTTTTCTGAAGAACAATTAAAACATTATATAGAGAACATATTTAAAAACTTATAA
- a CDS encoding ASCH domain-containing protein: MNTNTKSDIQKFWNRFLSSNPDYSTKTIPPHYYFCDNKKDADECADLVVKDIKKATATSRWWFNQHKECLPKVDDLAIVTDWIGNPKAIIETTKVEHVAFNKITAEFAEIEGEGDKSLEYWKKVHLAYYEREMESYNDEFDENMIIVCEHFRRIYSEV, encoded by the coding sequence ATGAATACGAATACTAAGTCCGATATTCAAAAGTTTTGGAACAGGTTTCTAAGTTCTAACCCTGACTATTCTACGAAGACAATTCCTCCACACTACTATTTTTGTGATAATAAGAAGGATGCAGATGAATGCGCAGATCTGGTAGTCAAAGACATCAAAAAAGCCACGGCTACTTCCCGGTGGTGGTTCAATCAGCATAAAGAGTGTCTACCGAAAGTTGACGATCTCGCAATTGTAACAGACTGGATTGGAAATCCAAAGGCAATTATCGAAACTACTAAAGTAGAACACGTAGCTTTTAATAAAATTACCGCAGAATTTGCTGAAATTGAAGGTGAGGGGGATAAGTCGCTTGAATATTGGAAGAAAGTGCATCTGGCTTATTACGAACGGGAGATGGAAAGTTACAATGATGAATTTGATGAGAACATGATCATCGTATGTGAACATTTTCGAAGAATTTATAGTGAGGTTTGA
- a CDS encoding DUF3891 family protein, producing the protein MIVNSNADGWEIFSHSAHGLLAGKIADQLKPDIKGRNWVATLTAIVEHDDRQLNFREKDYLTNIGTPQDFLDEDRNINEIIKRSRRLLEQAKLKSSWVTILVMKHLEFLYKDLSEESKMIHRFMNEIREEIKKLMKVNSMADQEVHDLYQIMVFADRCSLILCQNGVPAKNRELEINTSIQNTKYVISRNEADDIFIEPWIFEQDSFELSCEYKMLEKASFSGNKEFEDCLRNTPISLRHWKISKLK; encoded by the coding sequence ATGATCGTAAATTCTAATGCTGATGGTTGGGAGATATTCTCACATTCTGCGCATGGATTGCTGGCAGGTAAAATTGCAGACCAGCTGAAACCAGATATTAAAGGTAGAAATTGGGTAGCTACCCTCACTGCGATCGTAGAACATGATGACCGGCAATTAAACTTCAGAGAAAAGGATTACCTAACCAATATTGGTACTCCTCAGGATTTTCTCGATGAGGACAGAAATATTAACGAGATCATTAAAAGAAGTCGCAGGTTACTGGAACAAGCTAAACTTAAGTCTAGTTGGGTCACTATATTAGTCATGAAACACCTGGAGTTCTTATACAAGGATCTTTCTGAAGAAAGCAAAATGATCCATCGTTTTATGAATGAGATCCGTGAGGAAATAAAGAAACTCATGAAAGTAAATTCAATGGCTGACCAGGAGGTACATGACCTTTACCAGATCATGGTATTTGCAGATAGATGTTCACTTATCCTTTGCCAGAATGGAGTACCCGCCAAAAATCGGGAACTTGAAATCAACACAAGTATTCAGAATACCAAATATGTGATCTCAAGAAATGAAGCTGACGACATCTTTATAGAACCGTGGATTTTTGAACAGGATTCTTTCGAGTTAAGTTGTGAATACAAAATGCTAGAAAAGGCGTCATTCTCCGGAAATAAAGAATTTGAAGATTGTCTTCGGAATACTCCAATTAGTCTGAGGCATTGGAAGATTAGTAAATTAAAATGA
- a CDS encoding AraC family transcriptional regulator, whose amino-acid sequence MQTIKIAETSAKSILKELASVFETDYTENYGEAYIEFSNEHGNGIISGINFPNGVGIFRFETNLKEDTCLDFHGDLVHPFKFIYVIEGRLDHRFRDEDIVHHIEKDQSVIIGANSGSGNKIMFPGGMTISVVVLDVDRKKFVEQLTFPLEEMDDIYHRIFADTNAMRTLYHHTQYSLKMSHLIQELRDFTTPGLERVSYHGAKALELLTFMLMLYRDDSKPEDHQNVIRQKDLEKVKQVIFQIDKNIAELGNISSLAQSVEITETKLQEGFQILFNCTVHEYIQRKRMETAMLLLLKTSKTISEIVYEIGLNSRSHFSKIFKEKYGMTPTAVRNKDKV is encoded by the coding sequence ATGCAAACCATCAAAATTGCTGAAACGTCAGCCAAATCAATATTAAAAGAACTAGCATCTGTTTTTGAAACGGACTATACAGAGAATTATGGAGAAGCTTATATCGAGTTTTCCAACGAGCATGGGAATGGTATAATATCAGGTATAAATTTTCCTAACGGTGTCGGTATTTTTAGATTTGAAACAAATTTAAAGGAAGATACCTGTTTAGATTTCCATGGTGATCTGGTGCATCCTTTTAAATTTATATATGTTATAGAAGGCCGCCTGGATCATAGGTTCCGGGATGAAGATATCGTGCATCACATAGAGAAGGATCAGTCAGTAATAATTGGGGCGAATAGTGGAAGCGGTAATAAGATCATGTTTCCGGGAGGTATGACGATCTCTGTAGTTGTGCTGGATGTTGATAGAAAGAAATTTGTAGAGCAACTTACATTTCCTCTGGAAGAAATGGATGATATCTATCACAGAATATTTGCAGATACTAATGCGATGCGTACCCTTTATCACCATACTCAATATAGTCTTAAGATGTCCCATTTAATTCAGGAATTAAGAGACTTTACTACACCTGGACTGGAAAGAGTAAGTTATCACGGGGCGAAAGCATTGGAGCTTCTTACATTTATGCTTATGCTTTATCGGGATGACAGTAAGCCTGAGGATCATCAAAATGTAATAAGGCAGAAAGATCTGGAAAAAGTGAAACAGGTGATCTTCCAAATAGATAAGAATATTGCAGAACTTGGCAATATTAGCTCGCTCGCCCAATCGGTTGAGATAACCGAAACCAAATTACAGGAAGGTTTTCAAATACTTTTCAATTGCACGGTTCATGAATACATTCAACGTAAAAGGATGGAAACCGCTATGCTGTTATTGCTGAAAACCAGTAAAACAATTAGTGAGATCGTATATGAAATTGGTCTCAACAGCCGAAGTCATTTTTCCAAGATCTTTAAAGAAAAGTATGGAATGACTCCAACTGCTGTAAGAAATAAGGATAAAGTATGA
- a CDS encoding glycosyltransferase family 2 protein: MLCYVMILAVILSYFVVGFETTLIIFLSLLSLLMLVESIVRVRFCRRQNKSLSKSSKFEKSPKVSIHIAICNEPSDLVIKTVRAALQLNYENYEIVVLDNNTSDKKLWKPVREFCNRYPEKIIFKHFDRLDGYKAGALNQCLKLMHPDTKYIFTVDADYILKPDSLSKAVATIDGTNAAVVQFPQHYTLHHERHGLFNELEHFFSGYAQAGNRSLSTLPTGTLSMIRVASLLSVSGWPTESLTEDAHLGIKFLSEKFTTYFSNQILGQGVMPGSIADLRKQRHRWVYGNTQCFLKFCSLRVKDQCKLSVFMQLSAWVNLLSFPIAFSLLYILAEIFTNWQISDWIPMLILGQFSIYIFGKLFLFLSNRKNTFQYNFKAFLIHIALSFEMAFSPIMAVVGMPASFVTTSKFASVSSLKHIPLRIPALLLIMTILLFAVGKTGIAMYSLQVSLLFLLSGIYLYSEFTPKTINQLKIIPDENSHSRA, encoded by the coding sequence ATGCTTTGCTATGTCATGATCCTTGCGGTGATATTATCCTATTTTGTGGTGGGTTTTGAAACGACTTTGATCATATTTTTAAGCCTGTTAAGTCTTCTAATGTTAGTAGAATCGATTGTTAGAGTCAGATTCTGTAGGCGACAGAATAAATCGTTGTCGAAATCTTCAAAATTCGAAAAATCGCCGAAAGTTTCAATACACATTGCTATTTGCAATGAACCTTCAGATTTGGTTATTAAAACAGTTCGGGCGGCTCTTCAGCTTAACTATGAGAATTATGAGATCGTAGTACTGGATAATAACACTTCAGATAAAAAGCTATGGAAACCGGTTCGGGAATTTTGCAACAGATATCCCGAAAAGATTATATTCAAACACTTCGACAGGCTTGATGGATACAAGGCTGGCGCATTGAACCAATGCTTAAAGCTAATGCATCCGGATACCAAATATATATTCACTGTAGATGCCGACTATATACTGAAACCAGATAGTCTTTCCAAAGCTGTAGCAACTATTGATGGTACTAATGCAGCAGTGGTTCAATTCCCTCAGCATTATACACTTCATCATGAACGCCATGGTTTATTCAACGAATTGGAACACTTTTTCAGTGGTTATGCTCAGGCGGGAAATCGAAGTCTTTCCACTTTACCAACTGGCACCTTAAGTATGATAAGAGTAGCATCACTACTTTCTGTTTCAGGGTGGCCTACAGAATCCCTGACTGAAGATGCACACCTCGGAATAAAATTCCTGTCTGAGAAGTTTACAACCTACTTCTCAAATCAAATTTTAGGGCAGGGAGTTATGCCAGGAAGTATTGCAGATCTACGCAAGCAAAGACATCGATGGGTATATGGAAATACACAGTGCTTTTTGAAATTTTGTAGCCTTCGTGTAAAGGATCAATGTAAACTATCTGTATTTATGCAATTATCTGCGTGGGTGAATTTACTGTCATTTCCTATCGCGTTCAGTTTGCTTTATATACTGGCAGAAATATTTACGAACTGGCAAATTTCAGACTGGATTCCCATGCTTATCTTAGGTCAGTTTAGCATTTACATCTTTGGCAAATTGTTTTTATTCCTATCTAATCGAAAAAACACTTTTCAGTATAATTTTAAAGCATTTTTGATTCACATTGCCCTAAGTTTTGAGATGGCTTTTTCTCCCATTATGGCTGTAGTAGGAATGCCGGCAAGTTTTGTAACAACCAGCAAATTCGCTTCTGTTTCAAGTCTCAAACATATTCCGCTCAGGATTCCGGCACTATTACTCATCATGACGATATTGTTATTTGCCGTCGGAAAAACCGGGATTGCAATGTATAGTCTTCAGGTAAGCCTACTCTTTCTACTATCAGGAATTTATCTCTATTCTGAATTTACGCCTAAAACCATTAATCAACTAAAAATAATCCCAGATGAAAATAGCCATTCTCGCGCATAA
- a CDS encoding glycosyltransferase, translating into MKIAILAHNKFPIAEPYSGGLEMITHQLVQTLMERGHEVHLYALSGSDPQFDVTSLDLVQVANKELTESKMDELMYRNVLEIIESIDYDVVHNHSMHELPIIWGASSRHQFLTSFHTPVFDSIHAGLHSLFGRDHSEKFSVVSKKLGKTYAHLLPETEVVYNGIDTAAWTFSKSAEKDKLCWIGRICKEKAPHLAIDYALKANKNIVLAGPLSNSQYFKEYVEPRLELEGVEYIGHLKHKGLNKLIGSSEVTLFTSVWDEPYGLVIAESLACGTPVVSFNVGAAPEILTKETGVLVDLEDEAGFINAIHSSSKLNRNHCRQRAIEFCDKAQMVDAYENLYRKMISENLKKIAV; encoded by the coding sequence ATGAAAATAGCCATTCTCGCGCATAATAAATTTCCCATTGCCGAGCCATATTCCGGTGGTTTGGAAATGATCACTCACCAGCTGGTACAAACGCTTATGGAACGAGGCCATGAAGTTCATTTATACGCGCTATCCGGCTCAGATCCTCAATTTGATGTGACTTCTCTGGACCTGGTTCAAGTTGCGAATAAAGAATTGACAGAATCTAAAATGGATGAACTTATGTATAGAAATGTACTGGAGATCATCGAATCTATTGATTATGATGTAGTGCATAATCATAGCATGCACGAATTACCAATAATTTGGGGAGCCAGTAGCAGGCATCAATTTCTAACTTCTTTTCATACACCGGTTTTTGATAGCATTCACGCGGGCCTTCATAGTCTCTTCGGAAGAGATCATAGTGAAAAATTTAGCGTAGTAAGTAAAAAACTTGGTAAGACTTATGCTCACTTACTTCCGGAAACAGAAGTAGTCTATAACGGAATCGACACTGCTGCGTGGACCTTTTCCAAATCTGCTGAAAAAGATAAACTTTGCTGGATTGGTCGAATTTGCAAGGAAAAAGCACCACACCTGGCTATAGATTATGCCTTGAAAGCAAATAAGAATATTGTCCTGGCCGGACCACTTAGCAATTCTCAATATTTCAAAGAATATGTAGAGCCGAGATTAGAGCTGGAAGGAGTGGAATATATTGGACACCTTAAGCATAAAGGGTTAAATAAATTGATTGGTTCTTCTGAAGTGACCTTATTTACCAGTGTATGGGACGAACCTTACGGACTCGTAATTGCTGAATCACTCGCTTGTGGAACTCCTGTTGTATCTTTTAATGTAGGAGCTGCTCCTGAAATTTTAACTAAGGAAACCGGCGTTCTGGTTGACCTTGAAGATGAAGCAGGATTTATAAATGCAATCCATTCGAGTTCAAAGCTGAATAGAAATCATTGTCGTCAAAGAGCTATCGAATTTTGCGATAAAGCACAAATGGTAGATGCTTATGAAAATCTTTACCGAAAAATGATCTCGGAAAATCTGAAAAAAATTGCGGTATGA
- a CDS encoding glycosyltransferase, translating to MIGYYAHQHGSGHLNFARLFAKVFENEICTFSSLKKPEALKGQFVRLADENPDGTVSFKNQIAEPDYLHYSPVGQRSIQLRSAQILQEVVKRNIQFMVVDVSVEIAALMRVSSIPYAYVKLPGHRDDAAHIQAFQGAVFVLAYYPEEFESEQTPEWLRKKTIYLGFITDRKIGQQITAPSEGVNNILVISGGGGNERLLQAIDLLPERFTSAEIKVIGMPEEIFTISRIRNCGYVQNFQNLLEQADLVVANCGLNSVTEILQAKKAFVAIPEDRPYNEQETTATHLYQHDLAIDPNSIFELDDSEILKHRSWDVDDDLRAINKLKIHLDGNYDRLPLIPELFANQQQEEHAE from the coding sequence ATGATAGGGTATTACGCACATCAGCATGGTAGTGGTCATCTTAATTTTGCCCGCTTGTTTGCAAAGGTTTTTGAGAATGAAATTTGCACTTTTAGTAGTTTGAAAAAACCGGAGGCCTTGAAAGGCCAATTCGTGCGGCTGGCAGATGAAAATCCAGATGGTACGGTAAGTTTCAAAAACCAGATTGCAGAACCAGATTATTTGCATTACAGTCCGGTGGGACAAAGATCTATACAATTGCGAAGCGCGCAGATCTTGCAGGAAGTTGTGAAAAGGAACATCCAATTTATGGTTGTTGATGTAAGCGTAGAAATTGCAGCTTTGATGCGAGTTTCTTCAATTCCTTATGCGTACGTCAAACTTCCAGGTCACAGGGATGATGCGGCACATATACAGGCTTTCCAGGGAGCTGTATTTGTTCTTGCATATTACCCTGAAGAATTTGAAAGCGAGCAAACACCTGAGTGGCTTCGGAAGAAAACGATCTACCTGGGCTTTATTACAGATCGAAAGATTGGGCAGCAAATAACGGCTCCTTCAGAAGGAGTGAATAACATCCTCGTAATTAGTGGAGGAGGAGGAAATGAAAGACTTCTACAGGCGATTGATCTACTTCCGGAACGTTTTACTTCCGCAGAGATCAAAGTTATCGGGATGCCAGAAGAGATCTTCACCATTTCCAGGATCAGGAACTGTGGTTATGTTCAAAATTTCCAGAATTTATTAGAGCAAGCTGATCTTGTCGTGGCGAATTGCGGACTCAACTCCGTAACCGAAATCTTGCAAGCTAAGAAAGCTTTTGTGGCGATCCCGGAGGATAGGCCCTATAATGAGCAGGAAACTACTGCGACCCATCTATACCAGCATGATCTGGCGATAGATCCAAATTCTATATTTGAACTGGATGATTCAGAAATATTAAAGCATAGATCGTGGGATGTCGATGATGATCTTCGTGCGATTAATAAACTAAAAATACATTTAGATGGGAATTATGATCGGTTACCATTAATTCCAGAACTATTTGCAAACCAACAACAGGAAGAACATGCAGAATAA
- a CDS encoding glycosyltransferase family 2 protein, with amino-acid sequence MQNKIKFSVITIVKGREAHLYNLLQGVKTSRLQPDEIRIVAIDEVPDLNVFKDLPIEISQISSKGANLPIAEARNIGAENAKFDHLIFLDVDCIPHPDFFDDMITQGLAHKTLIMGNPYYLESSIPQNFELSDLEDLSAAHPARPEISELVEASDYMLFWSLAFYIPKQLFKVLEGFDPQFTGYGAEDTDVAMKMRQLKCIYPLLLSPAKVYHQQHPVHSPPVHQVEAIVINARIFYEKWERWVMENWLEEFRKLGLIRWEADGSTIEILKQPDKGLIEQSYQPEAAYM; translated from the coding sequence ATGCAGAATAAGATAAAATTTTCAGTGATCACGATCGTAAAGGGACGGGAAGCACATTTATATAATTTACTACAGGGCGTTAAAACAAGTAGACTGCAGCCCGATGAGATTAGGATCGTGGCTATTGATGAGGTGCCAGACTTAAACGTTTTTAAGGATTTACCAATAGAGATTTCGCAAATTAGTTCTAAGGGCGCTAACCTTCCTATTGCTGAAGCAAGGAATATTGGAGCTGAAAATGCCAAATTTGATCACTTAATATTTCTCGATGTTGATTGTATTCCACATCCAGATTTTTTTGATGATATGATCACACAAGGTCTGGCTCATAAAACTTTAATTATGGGAAATCCATATTATCTTGAGAGTAGCATTCCGCAGAATTTTGAATTGAGCGATCTGGAAGATCTAAGTGCTGCTCATCCAGCCCGACCCGAGATCAGTGAACTAGTCGAAGCCAGTGATTATATGCTATTCTGGAGCCTCGCTTTTTATATCCCGAAGCAGTTATTCAAAGTACTTGAAGGTTTTGATCCACAATTTACAGGCTATGGTGCAGAAGATACAGATGTGGCTATGAAGATGCGTCAACTTAAATGTATCTATCCTTTACTATTATCACCAGCTAAAGTCTACCACCAGCAACATCCGGTGCATTCACCACCTGTTCACCAGGTAGAAGCTATCGTGATAAATGCGCGAATATTTTACGAGAAATGGGAAAGATGGGTCATGGAGAACTGGCTCGAGGAATTTAGAAAGCTAGGTTTGATACGATGGGAGGCAGATGGAAGTACTATTGAAATACTGAAGCAACCAGATAAGGGTTTAATCGAGCAGTCCTACCAGCCAGAGGCTGCATATATGTAG
- the gntA gene encoding guanitoxin biosynthesis heme-dependent pre-guanitoxin N-hydroxylase GntA → MMKTKEKFEHWILEEDHPCIMAQTVFSQEHVKTKQYGKLGDPQHTKTLLKDLEKYIAEYDFETNDFKSLIAVFPDSDIATEDQFEQLLWKQLEEIEKIDTEDWDPSVSSDPEDDNFSFSIAGRSFYIVGMHPNSSRKARRSPYPSIAFNLHAQFEKLREMGAYEKVRDKIRDRDKELQGSMNPMLEDFGSSSEAKQYSGKATGSNWVCPFHQ, encoded by the coding sequence ATGATGAAAACGAAAGAGAAATTTGAACACTGGATCCTTGAGGAGGATCATCCTTGTATCATGGCGCAAACTGTATTTAGCCAGGAACATGTAAAAACCAAACAATACGGCAAATTGGGAGATCCCCAGCATACAAAAACTTTGCTTAAGGATCTTGAAAAGTATATCGCCGAGTATGATTTTGAAACAAACGATTTTAAATCCTTGATCGCAGTTTTTCCGGATTCTGATATTGCTACGGAAGATCAATTTGAGCAATTGTTATGGAAACAGCTGGAAGAAATCGAAAAGATTGATACTGAAGACTGGGACCCATCAGTAAGCAGTGATCCAGAAGATGATAATTTTAGCTTCAGTATTGCCGGAAGATCTTTTTATATTGTAGGGATGCATCCCAACAGTTCGAGAAAGGCTCGCAGAAGTCCGTATCCTTCCATAGCCTTTAATCTGCATGCGCAGTTTGAGAAATTAAGGGAAATGGGAGCTTACGAAAAAGTTCGTGATAAGATTAGAGATCGGGATAAAGAATTACAGGGAAGTATGAATCCTATGCTAGAAGACTTTGGATCATCCAGTGAGGCAAAACAATACAGTGGTAAGGCAACCGGATCAAACTGGGTTTGTCCATTCCACCAATAA
- a CDS encoding L-dopachrome tautomerase-related protein codes for MKKILLLALIVLSQNVTGQEAIVPQSALEKVADFKGQQVTGISLSDTGRIFANFPRWRRNVEYSVVEIGENREAAPYPNAQWNSWKVGDKDQDSIFVAVQSVISSEEELFVLDTRNPLFKGVVSNPRIFVFDLESNKLKHIYELGDDSFYRDSYINDLRVDRMNNHIYLTDSNHAGLVVIDLETGESQRVLSDHYSTLAETDELTINGKQYRNTIHSDGIALDEAEGLLYYHSLTGYTLYTVPTKILRDGSKEEIQKAVKEVAKTTAPDGMILNSDGMLYLADLENNAIMRYNTNSGEQEVLAQGEKIRWADTFSIYNGYLYFTNSRINEVKGDISNMDFSIYRIKL; via the coding sequence ATGAAAAAAATATTACTCTTAGCCCTGATAGTTCTTTCCCAGAATGTAACTGGCCAGGAGGCGATAGTTCCCCAATCTGCATTGGAAAAAGTAGCGGATTTTAAGGGGCAGCAGGTTACAGGAATTAGCCTTAGCGATACAGGAAGGATCTTCGCGAATTTTCCAAGATGGCGTAGGAATGTCGAGTATTCTGTAGTGGAGATCGGTGAAAACAGAGAGGCTGCACCCTATCCCAACGCTCAATGGAATTCCTGGAAAGTTGGAGATAAAGATCAGGACTCCATATTTGTGGCGGTGCAATCTGTCATTTCTTCTGAAGAAGAGTTGTTCGTCCTGGATACGAGAAATCCGCTATTTAAAGGAGTGGTGAGTAATCCACGAATATTTGTCTTTGACCTCGAATCTAACAAATTGAAACATATTTATGAATTAGGAGATGATAGTTTCTACAGGGATTCTTATATCAATGATCTGCGTGTTGATAGAATGAATAATCACATTTATCTTACTGATTCAAATCATGCGGGTTTAGTAGTTATTGATTTGGAAACTGGTGAAAGTCAACGTGTTTTAAGCGACCACTACTCTACCCTTGCCGAAACCGATGAATTGACGATCAATGGAAAACAGTATAGGAACACGATACATTCGGATGGAATTGCACTGGATGAAGCTGAAGGTCTACTTTACTACCATTCCTTAACGGGCTACACTCTTTATACTGTACCTACGAAAATTCTTCGCGATGGATCTAAGGAAGAGATTCAGAAAGCCGTAAAGGAAGTTGCAAAAACTACTGCACCAGACGGAATGATTCTAAATTCCGATGGAATGCTTTACCTGGCAGATCTCGAAAATAATGCGATCATGCGATATAACACCAATTCGGGAGAGCAGGAAGTCCTTGCACAGGGTGAGAAAATACGTTGGGCAGATACTTTTAGTATTTATAATGGATATCTATATTTTACAAATTCGAGGATCAATGAGGTGAAAGGTGATATTTCTAATATGGATTTCAGCATTTATAGAATTAAGCTATAG
- a CDS encoding SDR family oxidoreductase, whose translation MSKGKNVLVAGATGTTGKIIIDLLKNSSEYEPIAMVRKEEQQKEFESQNVKTILGDLEKDLSHTTQNAHKVIFAAGSGGKNVIGVDQEGAKKLTDAAKSSGASKFVMLSSMGADDPSVSEDLHEYLKAKQNADEHLRSSGINYTIVRPGSLNNKEASGKIKLEEKFSEMGEISRADVARTLVAVLDDDVRSNQTFEILSGDTEINNAVKG comes from the coding sequence ATGAGTAAAGGAAAAAATGTATTAGTTGCCGGAGCAACCGGAACTACAGGAAAAATTATTATTGATCTACTTAAAAACTCTTCAGAATATGAACCAATAGCGATGGTACGAAAAGAAGAACAGCAAAAAGAGTTCGAATCTCAAAATGTAAAGACTATTCTGGGCGATTTGGAGAAAGACCTGAGCCATACCACTCAAAATGCACACAAGGTGATCTTTGCTGCTGGATCTGGTGGTAAGAACGTTATAGGTGTAGACCAGGAAGGAGCTAAAAAACTTACTGATGCAGCTAAAAGTTCAGGAGCTTCGAAATTTGTAATGTTAAGTTCTATGGGAGCAGATGATCCTTCAGTAAGCGAAGATCTGCACGAATACCTTAAAGCAAAACAGAATGCCGATGAACATTTAAGATCCAGTGGTATAAATTACACGATTGTAAGACCAGGATCATTGAACAACAAGGAGGCTTCTGGCAAGATCAAACTAGAAGAAAAGTTTTCAGAAATGGGTGAAATCTCCAGAGCAGACGTTGCCCGTACATTGGTAGCCGTTCTCGATGATGATGTAAGAAGTAATCAAACTTTTGAAATTCTATCTGGTGATACAGAGATTAACAATGCAGTAAAAGGATAA
- a CDS encoding NADP-dependent oxidoreductase, whose amino-acid sequence MKALQIKKYGEIKTGLEFAETSKPEIADNDVLVAVKAAALNPIDYKLVQGHLKDMLKLDLPTGIGYDMSGEIVEIGSKVKNFKVGDEVYGRVPQEYMGTVAEFVAVDANVIAHKPENVTFEKASSLPLAGLTAMQALQKADIKKDDRILIHAGSGGVGSFAIQYAKSIGAIVYTTTSDTNVEWVKALGADRVIDYKNEDYKEVANNLDIVFDTLGDQYTFDAFEIIKDGGKVTSIVGPPDDKTAKQMGMTDYQMPEKLSKLIEEKSAHYTLTWMQPNAPQLKEIKTMVEDRTIRPVIDLVYSFDKAVEAFEYLATGRAQGKVIVSLAETFENK is encoded by the coding sequence ATGAAAGCACTACAAATAAAGAAATACGGAGAAATTAAGACCGGTCTTGAATTTGCTGAAACCAGTAAACCCGAAATTGCCGATAATGATGTTTTAGTTGCTGTAAAAGCTGCTGCCCTAAATCCAATAGATTACAAATTAGTTCAGGGTCATCTAAAAGATATGCTGAAACTGGATCTTCCAACAGGGATTGGCTATGATATGAGCGGAGAAATCGTAGAAATTGGGAGTAAAGTTAAAAACTTTAAAGTTGGAGATGAAGTATATGGGCGTGTACCACAGGAATACATGGGTACTGTAGCTGAATTTGTAGCTGTAGATGCTAATGTGATCGCACATAAACCTGAAAACGTGACTTTCGAAAAGGCTTCCTCTTTGCCACTTGCCGGCCTTACCGCAATGCAGGCGCTTCAGAAAGCTGATATCAAAAAAGACGATCGTATACTCATCCATGCAGGTTCTGGTGGCGTAGGTAGCTTTGCGATTCAGTATGCAAAATCTATAGGTGCTATAGTTTATACTACCACAAGTGATACGAATGTGGAATGGGTTAAAGCACTCGGTGCAGATAGAGTGATCGATTATAAGAATGAAGATTACAAGGAAGTTGCGAACAACCTGGATATCGTATTCGATACTCTTGGTGATCAATATACATTCGATGCTTTTGAGATCATTAAAGATGGTGGAAAAGTGACAAGTATCGTTGGACCGCCAGATGATAAAACGGCTAAGCAAATGGGAATGACCGACTATCAAATGCCAGAAAAGCTGAGCAAACTTATTGAGGAAAAATCTGCACATTATACTTTAACCTGGATGCAGCCAAATGCACCTCAGCTTAAGGAAATCAAAACGATGGTGGAAGACCGAACAATTAGACCGGTTATTGACCTGGTCTATTCTTTCGACAAAGCAGTTGAAGCTTTCGAATATCTTGCTACGGGCAGAGCCCAGGGTAAAGTTATCGTGAGTCTTGCCGAAACCTTCGAAAACAAGTAA